In one window of Leifsonia sp. Root112D2 DNA:
- the mgtA gene encoding magnesium-translocating P-type ATPase, whose product MAMKPLRDPGDGMLDQRKGQAAASVDAYVSLSVAASCDADEVLRNLGSGHDGLSEQEARRRLVADGPNAVRTHKANGWLVLLRQLRSPILILLFVTAAVSLFLTDPTNAIVIGVILLFSIGLGFSNEFRAERAAEALHSQVTHRAVVVRDGVAQQVDVIELVPGDVVQLSIGAVIPADIRLLSCTNLLCDESILTGESLPVTKDTATVVAGAALGDQTSCVFMGTIVQSGSGVGVVVATGSRAVFGHIALALGDRQPQTEFQLGLKKFSLLLLQVAVVLTTLIFVANILLHRPLLDSLLFSLAIAVGITPQLLPAVVSTSLATGTRQLAKRKVLVKRLVCIEDLGDMDILVTDKTGTLTDGHISFIRAIPVQESVTPEDLLTQGLLATEADYSRTTVSSAGQNPLDAALWESELPASFDPHRHTRLGVIPFDHERRMTSVLVSDDDTARTSIVTKGSPEDVLRCCVGIPSNAQELLDEQFSAGARVIAVATRDVHGVTAIDVADERNLTLAGFLIFVDRPKEKAKDSLAQLASLGITVKIATGDNARVAEKVCAELGMTSTRTLTGAEIDTLSDEDLKVSAHEATIFARVSPEQKARLITALRGRGRAVGFLGDGVNDALALHRADLGISVDSATDAAKDAADIVLMDKDLDVLADGVMQGRRIFANTMKYVLMGTSSNFGNMFSASVASVVLSFLPMLPGQILLNNLLYDTGQLAIPGDNVDKEQLYAPSHWNISLIRRFMLVFGPISSLFDFATFALMIYVFQAMPGEFRAGWFVESIATQTLIIFAIRTRRVPFLRSRPSAGLLWASLGVVAVGVYLPLSPLQSVLGFDPLPAPFFLTLLALSVVYLVLVEIAKRRFFARPRVQAKGVPSRGAVHHIGRRAARFSTPTSLPRRAGTRSPAGDRV is encoded by the coding sequence ATGGCGATGAAACCGCTTAGGGACCCGGGCGATGGGATGCTGGACCAGCGAAAGGGGCAGGCAGCTGCTTCAGTAGATGCGTACGTGAGTCTTTCTGTTGCGGCGAGCTGCGACGCCGACGAGGTGTTGCGCAATTTGGGATCCGGCCATGACGGTTTGTCTGAGCAGGAGGCCCGACGCCGCTTGGTCGCGGATGGTCCCAACGCGGTTAGAACGCACAAGGCAAACGGATGGCTGGTGTTGCTCCGTCAACTGCGCAGCCCCATTCTGATTCTGCTTTTTGTGACTGCGGCCGTTTCGCTCTTTCTGACAGATCCGACGAACGCGATCGTCATTGGTGTGATTCTGCTGTTCAGCATCGGCCTGGGGTTCAGCAACGAGTTCCGTGCCGAACGCGCCGCCGAAGCGCTGCACTCCCAAGTGACCCACCGAGCGGTGGTTGTCAGAGACGGCGTGGCGCAGCAGGTGGACGTGATTGAACTCGTTCCCGGCGATGTGGTTCAGCTGAGCATCGGCGCGGTGATTCCTGCCGATATCCGCCTGCTGAGTTGCACCAATCTGCTGTGCGATGAGAGCATCCTGACGGGTGAGTCGCTTCCTGTGACCAAGGACACCGCGACGGTGGTCGCCGGTGCGGCGCTGGGGGACCAGACGAGTTGTGTCTTCATGGGAACGATCGTTCAGTCGGGTAGCGGCGTCGGGGTTGTGGTCGCGACGGGAAGTCGCGCGGTCTTCGGACATATCGCTCTCGCACTCGGCGACCGGCAACCACAGACCGAATTCCAGCTGGGACTGAAGAAGTTCTCGCTCTTACTCTTGCAAGTCGCTGTCGTGCTGACCACCTTGATCTTCGTGGCGAACATACTCTTGCACCGCCCGTTACTTGACTCGCTCCTATTCTCGCTGGCGATCGCCGTCGGCATCACACCGCAGTTGCTTCCGGCGGTCGTCAGCACGAGCCTGGCTACAGGAACCCGCCAGCTGGCAAAGCGCAAGGTGCTCGTCAAGCGTTTGGTGTGCATTGAAGATCTCGGAGACATGGACATCCTGGTCACGGATAAAACGGGGACGCTCACCGATGGTCACATCAGTTTCATCCGAGCGATCCCCGTTCAGGAAAGTGTCACTCCCGAGGATCTTCTTACCCAGGGATTGCTTGCGACCGAGGCCGACTACTCCCGAACAACGGTCTCATCGGCAGGGCAGAATCCGCTTGACGCGGCCCTTTGGGAATCTGAGCTTCCCGCCTCTTTCGATCCTCACCGGCACACGCGATTGGGCGTCATCCCCTTCGATCACGAACGCCGCATGACCAGCGTCTTGGTGAGCGATGACGACACCGCAAGGACGAGCATCGTGACGAAGGGGTCGCCGGAGGATGTTCTTCGGTGCTGCGTGGGCATCCCCTCGAACGCACAGGAGCTCCTCGACGAGCAGTTCAGCGCCGGCGCCCGGGTGATCGCGGTCGCCACGCGCGATGTCCATGGCGTCACCGCGATCGATGTGGCGGACGAGCGGAACCTCACCCTCGCTGGCTTTCTGATCTTCGTCGATCGTCCGAAGGAGAAAGCCAAGGACTCATTGGCGCAATTGGCAAGCCTGGGAATCACAGTGAAGATCGCCACAGGCGACAACGCTCGCGTTGCTGAGAAGGTGTGCGCCGAGCTAGGCATGACTTCGACACGCACCCTGACTGGAGCGGAAATAGACACACTGTCGGACGAAGACCTGAAAGTATCCGCGCACGAAGCAACCATCTTTGCGCGAGTGTCACCCGAGCAGAAGGCGCGGCTGATCACGGCGTTGCGGGGGAGGGGCCGTGCGGTCGGCTTTCTGGGTGACGGAGTCAATGATGCCCTTGCACTCCATCGAGCGGACCTCGGCATCTCCGTGGACAGCGCGACCGATGCGGCCAAGGATGCCGCAGACATCGTTCTGATGGACAAGGACCTTGACGTGTTGGCAGATGGAGTCATGCAGGGGCGGCGAATCTTCGCGAACACGATGAAATACGTGCTGATGGGAACCTCGAGCAATTTCGGGAATATGTTCAGCGCATCCGTCGCCTCAGTGGTCCTGAGCTTCCTGCCGATGCTCCCGGGCCAGATTCTGCTGAACAACCTTCTCTACGACACCGGACAGCTGGCGATCCCCGGAGACAACGTCGACAAGGAGCAGCTCTATGCTCCGTCGCATTGGAACATCAGCCTGATTCGACGTTTCATGCTCGTGTTCGGCCCGATCAGTTCCCTTTTCGACTTCGCCACATTCGCTCTGATGATCTATGTCTTCCAAGCGATGCCCGGTGAATTCCGCGCTGGCTGGTTCGTCGAATCGATCGCCACGCAGACACTCATTATTTTCGCCATCAGAACCCGCCGCGTTCCCTTTCTGCGCAGCAGACCTTCAGCGGGGCTTCTATGGGCCTCGCTTGGCGTGGTCGCCGTCGGAGTGTATCTCCCGTTGTCGCCGCTCCAGTCTGTTCTGGGATTCGATCCGCTGCCTGCACCGTTCTTCCTCACATTGCTTGCACTGAGTGTCGTCTATCTCGTTCTCGTCGAGATTGCCAAGCGCCGATTCTTTGCTCGCCCTCGCGTCCAGGCGAAGGGCGTTCCCAGCCGGGGGGCTGTTCACCACATCGGCAGACGAGCGGCACGGTTCAGCACCCCGACTTCTCTCCCTCGACGGGCCGGAACCCGATCCCCAGCAGGAGATCGTGTGTGA
- a CDS encoding universal stress protein: protein MKKNIQVGIDGSDASRAAVRWAVKRTVATGTASGGSLTLVHVVDDDWGMMGTRIMDALREDGKALVKREAEYARALAPEVAVETEILAGNPMWRLIDASGDAMMTVVGTHKTGFIQGRIFGSRSLQLAAAARSHVAIIPQASSREGRGIVVGVDSSVAGRAALLFAAGESRETRQPLVLVRARRPMKHSIDIEDSEANGGELDTQTALAELSNAEEIARSVFPDIDVRLRNVQRAPAEALLDASSQASALIIGSSRRTGPESMVLGSVSHDVLLNLATPTIVVHGDETA, encoded by the coding sequence ATGAAGAAGAACATTCAGGTTGGAATCGATGGTTCAGATGCCAGCCGTGCGGCTGTGCGTTGGGCTGTCAAAAGGACAGTGGCGACAGGCACAGCCTCTGGCGGCTCTTTGACGCTCGTTCACGTCGTCGATGACGACTGGGGCATGATGGGCACGCGCATCATGGACGCGCTCCGCGAGGACGGGAAAGCGCTTGTCAAGAGGGAGGCCGAGTACGCGCGCGCCCTTGCGCCGGAAGTCGCCGTCGAAACGGAGATCCTTGCTGGAAATCCGATGTGGAGACTTATCGACGCATCCGGTGACGCGATGATGACGGTGGTTGGTACACACAAGACGGGCTTTATCCAGGGAAGGATATTCGGATCGCGCAGTCTGCAGCTTGCTGCTGCCGCGCGTTCTCACGTCGCTATCATCCCGCAAGCCTCCTCACGTGAGGGCCGTGGCATCGTCGTCGGAGTCGACAGCTCCGTTGCGGGACGCGCAGCACTCCTCTTCGCTGCGGGGGAATCACGCGAGACCCGTCAGCCGTTGGTGCTCGTACGCGCCCGGCGCCCAATGAAGCACTCGATCGATATCGAAGATTCAGAAGCGAACGGTGGCGAGCTTGACACTCAGACGGCCCTCGCCGAGCTCTCCAACGCTGAGGAGATTGCGAGATCGGTCTTCCCTGACATCGACGTGAGGCTGCGCAATGTGCAGCGTGCGCCGGCCGAAGCCCTCCTGGATGCCTCGAGTCAAGCCTCGGCGCTGATCATTGGCAGTTCTCGCCGTACTGGTCCGGAGAGTATGGTTCTCGGCTCTGTCAGCCACGATGTTCTTCTCAACCTGGCAACGCCGACGATCGTTGTTCATGGCGATGAAACCGCTTAG
- a CDS encoding sensor histidine kinase, translated as MDENDPLTFPDAPRAELDRVLAELVERARGVLATQGRLRALLRANQAVVQQLDLPIVLQRIVDVAVELVGAQYGALGVIAPYGGLEQFIYVGMTPHDVEVIGHLPEGHGLLGAVIDDPRPIRLRHITDDPRSSGFPAGHPPMDSFLGVPVRVRDKVFGNLYLSNQSGGEFSADDEELVLALASTAGFAIDNARSFAEIKRRQAWAVASGEITAALLAGGDTDPLGVLASRILTLADAQLVCVVQPTDDPAVLLITTACGEGEEVMSGLQFPGEGSIAGSVIEGRQPRILSEAALPETQSMTTLSLGATMALPLVAAGQVRGVLIVSRSHGGLPFVESDLEIASDLAGRATVAMELTDARADQQRMLLLEDRGRIARDLHDHVIQQLYGTGLGLQSVTELVPRGLAADTMETAIENIDAAIAQIRTAIFALSNTRADRPEAIRHRIIDVVNEIGGALPHTPRMSFSGPVDLVVDAELAHDVLAVVREALTNVVKHANAQHVALSIAADAREIVLEVTDDGIGLPPMHPRSGLLNLETRASARSGSFTVESQNGQTTVRWSVPISVETGLTE; from the coding sequence ATGGACGAGAACGATCCGCTGACATTTCCCGATGCGCCACGGGCCGAGTTGGACCGGGTGCTGGCCGAGTTGGTAGAGCGTGCTCGAGGTGTCTTGGCGACGCAAGGCCGGTTGCGTGCATTACTCAGGGCCAACCAGGCGGTGGTACAGCAGCTCGACCTTCCTATCGTGCTCCAACGCATTGTCGATGTCGCCGTGGAGCTCGTCGGTGCACAATATGGTGCCCTCGGTGTGATCGCTCCGTACGGTGGTCTTGAACAATTCATCTACGTGGGTATGACGCCGCACGATGTCGAAGTCATCGGCCATCTACCTGAAGGCCACGGCTTGCTCGGCGCGGTCATCGACGACCCTCGGCCGATTCGGCTACGCCACATTACGGACGACCCCCGTTCGTCAGGCTTTCCTGCAGGCCACCCGCCCATGGACAGCTTTCTCGGTGTTCCGGTGCGGGTGCGCGACAAGGTCTTCGGCAATCTCTACCTCAGCAATCAATCGGGTGGGGAATTCAGCGCCGACGATGAAGAACTGGTGCTCGCCCTCGCCTCAACCGCCGGTTTCGCCATCGACAATGCCCGCTCGTTCGCAGAAATCAAACGTCGACAGGCCTGGGCGGTCGCATCCGGTGAGATCACTGCCGCGCTTCTCGCGGGTGGAGACACCGATCCTCTCGGCGTGCTCGCCTCGCGCATTCTCACCCTGGCAGATGCTCAGCTGGTGTGCGTTGTTCAGCCGACCGATGACCCTGCGGTGCTTCTCATCACGACTGCGTGTGGGGAAGGCGAAGAGGTGATGAGCGGGCTGCAATTTCCGGGGGAAGGCTCTATCGCCGGCAGCGTGATCGAGGGAAGACAGCCTCGGATCCTTTCCGAAGCGGCATTGCCTGAGACGCAATCGATGACGACGCTGTCTCTCGGCGCGACCATGGCTCTTCCGCTGGTTGCCGCCGGTCAGGTGCGGGGCGTTCTGATCGTTTCTCGCAGTCACGGAGGCCTACCGTTCGTTGAATCTGATCTGGAGATCGCCAGCGATCTTGCCGGTCGTGCCACCGTGGCAATGGAGCTGACAGACGCTCGAGCAGATCAGCAACGCATGCTCCTTCTGGAGGACCGCGGCCGCATCGCGCGCGACCTGCACGATCACGTCATTCAGCAGCTGTACGGCACCGGTCTTGGACTGCAGTCCGTAACGGAACTGGTACCGCGGGGACTCGCCGCAGACACCATGGAGACGGCGATCGAGAACATCGACGCAGCCATAGCGCAAATTCGTACGGCAATATTCGCTCTGTCGAATACGCGTGCCGATCGTCCGGAGGCCATCCGGCACCGCATCATCGATGTGGTCAACGAAATCGGAGGAGCTCTACCGCACACGCCGCGGATGAGTTTCTCCGGCCCGGTCGATCTCGTCGTTGACGCTGAGCTTGCACACGACGTCCTCGCCGTGGTGAGGGAAGCATTGACTAACGTGGTGAAGCACGCAAACGCCCAGCACGTTGCGCTCAGCATCGCGGCGGATGCACGTGAAATCGTTCTCGAGGTTACGGACGACGGTATCGGGCTTCCCCCGATGCACCCTCGCAGCGGCCTTCTCAATCTCGAGACCCGAGCATCCGCGCGTTCAGGGTCGTTCACGGTCGAATCCCAAAATGGGCAGACCACCGTGCGATGGTCGGTTCCGATATCCGTTGAAACGGGGCTAACCGAATGA